A single genomic interval of Halalkalibaculum roseum harbors:
- a CDS encoding FAD-binding oxidoreductase: protein MYSINSIKNLRENIQGEVILPKDENYEEERTIYNAMIDKHPALIVKCRDEQDVKKAIQFARKEEIEVAVRGGGHNGAGLALVDDGMVVDLSLMKDIQIDPAKQTARVQAGCLLKEVDEATHEHGLALPSGIVGTTGVSGLTLGGGIGYLSRKGGLTIDRLKEAEVVLASGDLVTVSETSNPDLFWAIRGGGGNFGVVTSFTFNLLPIKNVYAGPMFWPLEQAHEAMKFYDEITKNASNDLYGFFAFLIVPPGDPFPEHLRSKNVCGIVWCYTGPIEKAEEVFKPIREFGPPILDFVDEIPMPDLNGMFDDLYPPGMHWYWRAHFVNELTDDAIRENIKYGSQIPSVHSTTHFYPIDGAVHDTETNQTAWAKRSSRWSQVIVGVDPDPDNAEEVTAWCKNYYDDIAPYADGGAYVNFMMEEGESRIKASYGNNYERLAEIKAKYDPDNFFHINQNIEPAAVT, encoded by the coding sequence ATGTATAGTATAAATTCAATAAAGAATCTGAGAGAAAATATACAGGGAGAAGTCATCCTTCCTAAAGATGAAAACTATGAAGAAGAGCGTACCATTTACAATGCCATGATCGATAAGCATCCTGCTTTAATTGTAAAATGCAGGGATGAACAAGATGTAAAAAAAGCTATTCAGTTTGCTAGAAAAGAAGAAATCGAAGTAGCCGTTCGCGGGGGCGGTCATAATGGTGCCGGACTCGCCTTGGTCGATGACGGTATGGTCGTCGATTTGTCTTTAATGAAGGACATCCAGATTGATCCGGCAAAGCAAACTGCCAGAGTACAGGCGGGTTGTCTGTTGAAAGAAGTGGATGAGGCTACCCATGAGCATGGCCTGGCACTGCCGAGTGGTATTGTCGGTACCACGGGGGTAAGCGGATTAACTCTGGGTGGCGGGATAGGTTATCTATCCCGAAAAGGGGGATTAACCATTGATCGCCTAAAGGAAGCTGAGGTAGTACTTGCGTCAGGTGACTTAGTCACGGTTAGTGAAACAAGTAATCCGGATCTGTTTTGGGCCATTCGCGGAGGGGGTGGTAATTTTGGTGTGGTTACTTCATTTACATTTAACCTTCTACCCATTAAGAATGTATATGCAGGACCGATGTTTTGGCCATTAGAACAGGCTCATGAAGCCATGAAGTTTTATGATGAAATAACTAAAAATGCTTCGAATGACCTGTATGGATTCTTTGCCTTCCTGATTGTACCGCCCGGGGACCCTTTTCCCGAACATTTACGTTCCAAGAATGTCTGTGGCATAGTTTGGTGTTATACCGGACCGATCGAAAAAGCCGAAGAGGTATTCAAACCAATCCGGGAGTTTGGCCCACCCATTCTCGATTTTGTGGATGAGATCCCGATGCCTGATTTGAATGGGATGTTCGATGACCTGTATCCTCCTGGAATGCATTGGTATTGGAGAGCCCATTTTGTTAATGAATTGACAGATGATGCCATTCGAGAGAATATAAAATATGGGTCTCAGATCCCGTCAGTGCATTCAACTACACACTTTTATCCAATAGACGGAGCCGTTCATGATACGGAAACAAACCAGACTGCCTGGGCTAAACGATCATCTCGTTGGTCTCAGGTAATCGTTGGCGTAGACCCGGATCCCGATAATGCAGAAGAGGTTACAGCCTGGTGCAAGAATTATTACGATGACATCGCCCCTTATGCCGACGGTGGTGCATACGTAAACTTTATGATGGAAGAAGGGGAAAGCAGGATTAAGGCTTCCTATGGAAATAACTATGAGCGACTGGCTGAAATAAAAGCTAAATACGATCCGGATAACTTTTTCCATATCAATCAGAATATTGAGCCTGCTGCTGTTACATAA